acggctccgttctcgcgtagcctacatgttgcgttttttttaatttgcttaccgggctaaaggttagcatgcttaaaatacgtaagtcgttttgttcaacaaatttgagtagataactcagcagttgtttgcatcagagcgacaatttttgagatagttattaaaactgtttaaaggatgtcaaacgttgtttctcgttgtatatcctttatttctagatttaaattgataaataccgtgtacgaatttgtttaacccatttgttttggttactcgacggctccgttctcgtgtagcctacatattgcgttttttttttatttgcttaccgggctaaaggttagcatgcttaaaatacgtaagtcgttttgttcaacaaatttgagtagataactcagcagttgtttgcatcagagcgacaatttttgagatagttattaaaactgtttaaaggatgtcaaacgttgtttctcgttgtatatcctttaattctatagttaaattgataaataccgtgtacgaatttgtttaacccatttgttttggttactcgacggctccgttctcgtatagcctacatattgcgtttttttttatttgcttaccgggctaaaggttagcatgcttaaaatacgtaagtcgctttgttcaacaaatttgagtagataactcagcaattgtttgcatcagggcgacagtttttgaaatagttattaaaactgtttaaagtatgtcaaacgttgtttctcgttgtttatcctttaattctatagttaaattgataaataccgtgtacgaatttgtttaacccatttgttttggttactcgacggttccgttctcgtgtagcctacatattgcgtttttttttaatttgcttaccgggctaaaagttagcatgcttaaaatacgtaagtcgttttgttcaacaaatttgagtagataactcagcaattgtttgcatcagagcgacaatttttgagatagttactaaatctgtttaaaggatgtcaaacgttgtttctcgttgtatattctttatttctagagttatattgataaataccgtgtacgaatttgtttaacccatttgttttggttactcgacggctccgttctcgtgtagcctacatgttgcgttttttttaatttgcttaccgggctaaaggttagcatgcttaaaatacgtaagtcgttttgttcaacaaatttgagtagacaactcagcagtagtttgcatcagagcgacaatttttgagatagttattaaaactggtaaaggttgtcaaacgttgtttctcgttgtatatcctttaattctagagttaaattgataaatgccgtgtacgaatttgtttaacccatttgctttggttactcgaaggctccgttctcttgtagactacatattgtgttttttttaatttgcttaccgggttaaaggttagcatggttaaaatacgtaagtcgttttgttcaacaaatttgagtagataactcagtagttgtttgcatcagagcgacaatttttgagatagttattaaaactgtttaaaggatgtcaaacgttgtttctcgttgtatatcctttaattctatagttaaattgataaataccgtgtacgaatttgtttaacccatttgttttggttactcgacggctccgttctcgtgtagcctacatattgcgttttttttttaatttgcttaccgggctaaaggttagcatgcttaaaatacgtaagtcgttttgttcaacaaatttgagtagataactcagcagttgtttgcatcagagcgacaatttttgggatagttattaaaactgtttaaaggttgtcaaacgatgtttctcgttgtatatcctttaattctagagttaaattgataaataccgtgtacgaatttgtttaacccatttgttttggttactcgatggctccgttctggtgtagcctacatattgcgttttttttcaatttgcttaccggggtaaaggttagcatgcttaaaatacgtaagtcgttttgttcaacaaatttgagtagataactcagcagttgtttgcatcagagcgacaatttttgagatagtttttaaaactgtttaaaggatgtcaaacgttgtttctcgttgtatatcctttaattctatagttaaattgataaataccgtgtacgaatttgtttaacccatttgttttggttactcgacggctccgttctcgtgtagcctacatattgcgttttttttttaatttgcttaccgggctaaaggttagcatgcttaaaatacgtaagtcgttttgttcaacaaatttgagtagataactcagcaattgtttgcatcagggcgacagtttttgagatagttattaaaactatttaaaggttgtcaaacgatgtttctcgttgtatatcctttaattctagagttaaattgataaataccgtgtacgaatttgtttaacccatttgttttggttactcgacggctccgttctcgtgtagcctacatattgcgttttttttaatttgcttaccgggctaaagattagcatgcttaaaatacataagtcgttttgttcaacaaatttgagtagataactcagcagttgtttgcatcagagcgacaatttttgagatagttattaaaactgtttaaaggttgtcaaacgttgtttctcgttgtatatcctttaattctagagttaaatcgataaataccgtgtacgaatttgtttaacctatttgttttggttactcgacggctccgttctggtgtagcctacatattgcgtttttttaaatttgcttaccgggctaaaggttagcatgcttaaaatacgtaagtcgctttgttcaacaaatttgagtagataactcagcagttgtttgcatcagagcgacaatttttcagatagttattaaaactgtttaaaggatgtcaaacgttgtttctcgttgtataccctttaattctatagttaaattgataaataccgtgtacgaatttgtttaacccatttgttttggttactcgacggctccgttttcgtgtagcctacatattacgtttttttttttcatttgcttaccgggctaaaggttagcatgcttaaaatacgtaagtcgttttgttcaacaaatttgagtagataactcagcagttgtttgaatcagagcgacaatttttgagatagttattaaaactgtttaaaggttgtcaaacgttgtttttcgttgtatatcctttaattctagagttaaatcgataaataccgtgtacgaatttgtttaacccatttgttttggttactcgacggctccgttctcgtgtagcctacacattgcgtttttttttttaatttgcttaccgggctaaaggttagcatgcttaaaatacgtaagtcgttttgttcaacaaatctgtgGACATTTGAAAGAACAACCTAAGTCGAGGTAAGTAAATTTCCcagttttttaataataaataaacttttttgGGACGGTCATTTCTGTCTAATCGCCGTAATAATATCATGGCTACTTACGGAGATATGAAATCTGTAAGAGCATCTTAACTCAATATTTGTCACTAATGCATTTGCTAAAACAACTTAAGTCATATAAGATAGAAATGGTAAAAAATATTCGAAATAAGTTTCTAACTACCGCTGGGTAAAGCAACTTAAGTAAATTCAGGTTGCTcccttttttgtttaattcactTTTGGAAAATCAACCTAATCCCGTGTAAGTGCTTTTCCGCGTGCAGAATATGAAATAATACGAACATAAAAGGAGTTCGGTTCATTTTAAAATTAGTAATAAATCAACTCTCGTCGTGTCAACATAACTTAAGTATTGCTAAGAGCATTCTCTGAACATTTTTAGAGTAAAAACGTTTAAAGTGTTGATATTTTAATTACACTTAGTAGCTTCTATTAAATTCAAATATCAGTAAAAAGTGTCAGATAAGATATTTTGCAATGAAAATAGGACAAATTCTTGCGAATATGGCAAGAAAATTGCCAAAAATAGACACAAGCATTTTATCACATAATTCGATAGAAACAACAACTAAAAGTAGTTTGTAGAAAGATCAGCAACTTCAAGGTACGGTCTCGGATTTAGCACCCCTTTGTATAGAAGCTAGCGCGTCATGTGTTGCTGCAGTAGGAACATCTTCACTGTCTCCATCTGAAGCTATACAGTCTAAGGTTTCTGATGGATTTATAAGTGAAACCGAGTCTGAAGAGGACGCCTTTCATGAAACTGATTTTCTTGATTCAGATTTTATCCCTTCAAGTGGTGCTTCGGGACTAAACTCCACCACTGAAAGCATACAGGTTATGGGAAAAGCATTAGAGTCAAACATTAACAATTTCGACTCACCCGGTTTGAATGAGGCCGACATTTTTTCTACTCCAACTGAATTGGTAAAACGAAGTAAAACACCAGGCAGAAATATTAACAAGGAGTACAAAAAATCTATAAGTAACTGCATGACTGACATAAATGTATGCGTACTGGGGGAATGTAGAATgaaatgtaaaacaaaaattagcgaagaacaacaaACCAGCCTTTTAAGAAGTTATTATAGTACAGGCGACTATAGTTCACGTCGGCAAATATTGTCAAACTTAATTGAAGTTCAACATAAAAAAACGTCAACCCTTGCAAATCCTAATAAACGGGAGTACGTCTATATTTATCATTTTGAAACTAACGgcgaaaaaacaaaagtttgcaAAAAATGCTTTCTTCAATTGTATGGTGAAACTGAACAAAGAATCAAAACTGTttgtaaatacaaaataaaacaggAATACGGTGGAGTTATTCCCGATGACCGCCGGGGACAGCGTGTCCCAATCAACAAACTAACAATTGAAAAGCATAATGAAGTTTTGAACTTCATAAACAGTATTCCAAAATATGAAAGTCATTACAGCCGACGTCATACTACCAAGCTCTATTTCCAACGAGGCCTTAATCTGGCATCACTTTATAGATTATatacagaaaatatttctaatccGGTATCAGAAACTAAATTTCAGGAGATATTTAAAACTCtagatattaaatttaaaaagccCCAGCTTGATTTATGCACTCAATGTgagatattaaaagaaaaaattaaaaacacagaGAATATAGAGGAAAAAGCTGAGATTAAATTACAATTACAAAAGCACCACGATGCTGCTGATTTTGCCTACGCTTGCAAGAAAAGGGACAAAGAACTTTCTCTACAAGATAAGTCTGTGAAAATGTTTTCTTTTGACCTTCAGCAGTGTCTGCCAACGCCTTATTTGAaagcttctatttttttttataaacgtcCTTTGTGGACTTTCAATTTAACTATTCATGATGGTGCAACCAATAAAGCTAACTGCTATATTTGGCATGAAACTATTGCGAAGCGTGGAGCCAATGATATCGGCTCTTGcatttataaatgtcttctaggCTTACCCAATAATATAAAGCATGTCATTTTGTACAGCGATTCCTGTACTGGTCAGAACCGTAACTCATTTATTTGTGCTATGTTCCTAAAAGTATTGGAAGATCATCCTACAATTGAAATGATTGATCACAAATTTCTTGTTGTTGGTCATACTCATCTAGAATGTGATACAGTTCACGCACAaatagaaaagaagaaaagaaactCTTCTGTTTCTATTCAGCATCCCCATGACTGGTCTAATTTAATTGCTGCTACAAACAAAAAGTATATTACTCAGGACATGAAACAGGAGGATTTCTACAATTTTCATGCATTGATGAAAGACAAATATACCTGGAGAAGCAATAACACCAATGGTTTGTATTTTAgtattttatactattttat
The sequence above is drawn from the Eurosta solidaginis isolate ZX-2024a unplaced genomic scaffold, ASM4086904v1 ctg00001472.1, whole genome shotgun sequence genome and encodes:
- the LOC137236226 gene encoding uncharacterized protein — protein: MGKALESNINNFDSPGLNEADIFSTPTELVKRSKTPGRNINKEYKKSISNCMTDINVCVLGECRMKCKTKISEEQQTSLLRSYYSTGDYSSRRQILSNLIEVQHKKTSTLANPNKREYVYIYHFETNGEKTKVCKKCFLQLYGETEQRIKTVCKYKIKQEYGGVIPDDRRGQRVPINKLTIEKHNEVLNFINSIPKYESHYSRRHTTKLYFQRGLNLASLYRLYTENISNPVSETKFQEIFKTLDIKFKKPQLDLCTQCEILKEKIKNTENIEEKAEIKLQLQKHHDAADFAYACKKRDKELSLQDKSVKMFSFDLQQCLPTPYLKASIFFYKRPLWTFNLTIHDGATNKANCYIWHETIAKRGANDIGSCIYKCLLGLPNNIKHVILYSDSCTGQNRNSFICAMFLKVLEDHPTIEMIDHKFLVVGHTHLECDTVHAQIEKKKRNSSVSIQHPHDWSNLIAATNKKYITQDMKQEDFYNFHALMKDKYTWRSNNTNGEKFEWKLVRWLRYAKKEPGLIRYKYSLDMDDSFKELNISARRKRNQNIEPSKCYTGPLPISVNKNRDLLDMLPLIKPELHNFYQNIKVEGQHEVEIDSDLDEIEENNL